ATGCCCATTCTTCCATCCCCAAGTCTTCCTGAGTTCATAATTCTTCCCGGAGCTGGTTGCAACCTCGAAAGTGGCGTTAAAACTTGTCTGTATGTTTGATTCATTCATCCAAAGGTTCTCTTTAAAGTAGCTACAATTAGTGCATTATGTGTCCAACTGtaatatatggattgcattttgcaaaaaggaaccacgagcattgaaatgttgctaagattgtgcaacttcttttgtcttggaggaaaaacccgattatccattaatagtttctattttactcgctaaaaactgtgaatttaagacaaaaattaccatctaaatttcatagtttttcacgatcaccgcaattttattgcaaaggatgaagttgcacaatcttagcatcattgcaaggctagtggttcctttttgcaaaatgcaatccatataatcTTTTGTCTGCTATATCAGTTTGTATTTTTGagttgtttcatttttcagaaatggACCCCGATATTGAAATCATAGATTTGGAGGAAGAAGGCGAGCTTGATACCGCAATGCATACCAGCAATACCGCATGCAGTATACAAGCAACATGCTATTACTGCGGTAGCATTTTCACCATGGAATCTGCGTTTATGAACCACATGGAGTTTTTCCATCGGCTGGGTCCATGTGTAAAGTGCCATTTATGCTATGAAGTCTGTCCAAAAAATCGTTTGGAGAGTCACATAAAATGTGCCCATCAAACAAGTCAACCGGTGAGTACTGCCATTCAATTATCGGTGAACCAGACAAAAGCACCCTCCCGTCAGTGGCCGTCAAGTTCATACGACACCCCTGTGCAGCAGTTTTCTTGCACCTTATGTGGTGCAAAATTTCCATTCCAACAAAATTTAGATGATCACATGTCAGTCCAtgtgtatgaaaaaaaattttcaattgctaCCGACGCAAGTAGAAACAATAGTTTGGATGAAAAGAATCACAAATGTGATGtttgttttaaaactttttatgtTAAAGAGGCTATGGATCgacacaaaaagaaaaagcatATCCTCctcagaaaagaaaaagttctaTCCCAAGGAAAGCGAGGTAGACAGTTTTATAAGTGTGATACATGCCAGAAAAGCTTTCCAGCACTAAAAAATTTACGAATACACATTTCTTggcatttgaaaaatgaaaaatcaaaacttgCAAGTCCCAATTCTGAAatcaatcaaaagaaaaatcgagtGATTCAAAGTTCCAAGGAAGAAGAGTTCTGGTGTAAATTGTGCGGCAGGCTTTTTAAGTCAAGACGTGGCTTAATGATGCATGAATATTGGCATAATGGTCTTTTTGATAACAGAAGGATTAAAGGTTTTACAAAGTCTGCGTGCAAAAAACCTCCCAAGCAACGaaacaaaagaaggaaaaagaagaatcgttttttccatgtgaagaagagcaaaggaaaacaaattcacAAAGTACAAAGTTTGCAATCAGGAGacaaaacaatggaaaaaacTGAGGTTGCCTCAAGTGGAATTTCAGCAGAATGCCCTCCCAAGGACACAGTTCGCAGAACAACTACCCCTTCTAAACATAAACTCCAATTGTCATCGTGCTCATATTGCgatgaaaaattcatgttttatttcaattacagaTTACACATGGAAACCCACCCAATTAAGAAAAATCTTGTCTGTCTTATGTGCACGAAACGATTTGCTTTCAAGGCTACTCTTGAACACCATGAACTAATAGAGCATGGTGATGCCAATAAACAACTTGTGAATTGTTCATTGTGTGAAAAACCATTTCTCACTCAAAAATTAAGAGACATACACTACCAGCACTGTTACAAAGTTTACCTTCTCAAAACTAGCAAAGAGAAATCCGCTCCCCATGTTAATGATTCTTCGCCCATTGATGAATCCTGTACATTGAAAGAACAGAGTGGGGAAAGTCCTCCGCCAAACGTAGAGTTGTTTCGACACGTGATTGTTAAAACTGTTGAAGCTTCACTCCCACCCCTATTGATGCAGGATAAGGAACAATATAATGCTGATTCAACGTCAACAATTAATAATCATGCTCCCCCGGAACCATTATTATTCGTAACCAAACCTTCTCCTTCTTATCAGCCGCCGTCTCGGCATTACTTCTGGTGTAACATATGCAGCAAAATGTATAGAAGAGAAAATTTGTTGCTTTATCATGTATTAATTGAGCATCCTTCGGAGAAATATCCTGTATCCTGGGAGCCAATCACTCTTCCTCTGCCTTGGCACAATCACAGTCCTCTCAATGAGAGGACTCTCGCCCCTGCAAGTGAGCCTTCTCTCATCAGCTCTCCACCAGATGAAAATTCTGATGAAGAAAACACTGAAAGATCAATCAATTCATTGGATCTCTCAACATTAAATGATTCATCCTCAGGTTGCACTCCGCAAAATGAAATCTTGAGGgcatattcaaatttttttttcccgtaaCTCAGCTCAAATAATTAACAATCGGCCGTTTCAAATCCAAGGATGATGGTATTAATTTCCTTTTTGTCTAGGGAAATAAATAgatcaaaaaaatctctctctTCTCCACCTCCTTAATATTAAAGTTAGTTGaatggcatagagaaaaaaaaggaggtgtttgcatttcgggcatcttggaattttttgatgacttgatgacgtaggtgggtacagcgtgaatgggacgtcgctgtacccagctgtacccacctgagtcatcaagtcatcaaaatattctaAGATGCcggaaatgcaaacacctccttttttttctctatggttgaATGGCCCTGCCTGATAGTATTGACAAACCAACTGTCTTGCTTGATTCCAGAGGGATTGATAGATCTTATCATTTATACCATGTAAGTGTAaatttcaagcatcaaaactcAGTTCTGAAAGATGCGTAACTGACCTGTCCTTCTCAATTCTGCC
This window of the Bemisia tabaci chromosome 3, PGI_BMITA_v3 genome carries:
- the LOC109043304 gene encoding uncharacterized protein isoform X2, coding for MFFFFSVSLLSLVVLFMLIHPLSSFTFRIRLPNTFEMDPDIEIIDLEEEGELDTAMHTSNTACSIQATCYYCGSIFTMESAFMNHMEFFHRLGPCVKCHLCYEVCPKNRLESHIKCAHQTSQPVSTAIQLSVNQTKAPSRQWPSSSYDTPVQQFSCTLCGAKFPFQQNLDDHMSVHVYEKKFSIATDASRNNSLDEKNHKCDVCFKTFYVKEAMDRHKKKKHILLRKEKVLSQGKRGRQFYKCDTCQKSFPALKNLRIHISWHLKNEKSKLASPNSEINQKKNRVIQSSKEEEFWCKLCGRLFKSRRGLMMHEYWHNGLFDNRRIKGFTKSACKKPPKQRNKRRKKKNRFFHVKKSKGKQIHKVQSLQSGDKTMEKTEVASSGISAECPPKDTVRRTTTPSKHKLQLSSCSYCDEKFMFYFNYRLHMETHPIKKNLVCLMCTKRFAFKATLEHHELIEHGDANKQLVNCSLCEKPFLTQKLRDIHYQHCYKVYLLKTSKEKSAPHVNDSSPIDESCTLKEQSGESPPPNVELFRHVIVKTVEASLPPLLMQDKEQYNADSTSTINNHAPPEPLLFVTKPSPSYQPPSRHYFWCNICSKMYRRENLLLYHVLIEHPSEKYPVSWEPITLPLPWHNHSPLNERTLAPASEPSLISSPPDENSDEENTERSINSLDLSTLNDSSSGCTPQNEILRAYSNFFFP
- the LOC109043304 gene encoding uncharacterized protein isoform X1 — its product is MVVESKFFAFFYPSNFLPASVRPFELSLRILLTQFGYKTVTATEKMDPDIEIIDLEEEGELDTAMHTSNTACSIQATCYYCGSIFTMESAFMNHMEFFHRLGPCVKCHLCYEVCPKNRLESHIKCAHQTSQPVSTAIQLSVNQTKAPSRQWPSSSYDTPVQQFSCTLCGAKFPFQQNLDDHMSVHVYEKKFSIATDASRNNSLDEKNHKCDVCFKTFYVKEAMDRHKKKKHILLRKEKVLSQGKRGRQFYKCDTCQKSFPALKNLRIHISWHLKNEKSKLASPNSEINQKKNRVIQSSKEEEFWCKLCGRLFKSRRGLMMHEYWHNGLFDNRRIKGFTKSACKKPPKQRNKRRKKKNRFFHVKKSKGKQIHKVQSLQSGDKTMEKTEVASSGISAECPPKDTVRRTTTPSKHKLQLSSCSYCDEKFMFYFNYRLHMETHPIKKNLVCLMCTKRFAFKATLEHHELIEHGDANKQLVNCSLCEKPFLTQKLRDIHYQHCYKVYLLKTSKEKSAPHVNDSSPIDESCTLKEQSGESPPPNVELFRHVIVKTVEASLPPLLMQDKEQYNADSTSTINNHAPPEPLLFVTKPSPSYQPPSRHYFWCNICSKMYRRENLLLYHVLIEHPSEKYPVSWEPITLPLPWHNHSPLNERTLAPASEPSLISSPPDENSDEENTERSINSLDLSTLNDSSSGCTPQNEILRAYSNFFFP
- the LOC109043304 gene encoding uncharacterized protein isoform X3, whose amino-acid sequence is MDPDIEIIDLEEEGELDTAMHTSNTACSIQATCYYCGSIFTMESAFMNHMEFFHRLGPCVKCHLCYEVCPKNRLESHIKCAHQTSQPVSTAIQLSVNQTKAPSRQWPSSSYDTPVQQFSCTLCGAKFPFQQNLDDHMSVHVYEKKFSIATDASRNNSLDEKNHKCDVCFKTFYVKEAMDRHKKKKHILLRKEKVLSQGKRGRQFYKCDTCQKSFPALKNLRIHISWHLKNEKSKLASPNSEINQKKNRVIQSSKEEEFWCKLCGRLFKSRRGLMMHEYWHNGLFDNRRIKGFTKSACKKPPKQRNKRRKKKNRFFHVKKSKGKQIHKVQSLQSGDKTMEKTEVASSGISAECPPKDTVRRTTTPSKHKLQLSSCSYCDEKFMFYFNYRLHMETHPIKKNLVCLMCTKRFAFKATLEHHELIEHGDANKQLVNCSLCEKPFLTQKLRDIHYQHCYKVYLLKTSKEKSAPHVNDSSPIDESCTLKEQSGESPPPNVELFRHVIVKTVEASLPPLLMQDKEQYNADSTSTINNHAPPEPLLFVTKPSPSYQPPSRHYFWCNICSKMYRRENLLLYHVLIEHPSEKYPVSWEPITLPLPWHNHSPLNERTLAPASEPSLISSPPDENSDEENTERSINSLDLSTLNDSSSGCTPQNEILRAYSNFFFP